A genome region from Danio aesculapii chromosome 2, fDanAes4.1, whole genome shotgun sequence includes the following:
- the atpsckmt gene encoding ATP synthase subunit C lysine N-methyltransferase, translating to MSEMTESDLSTESYKQGSSGEGSFKKRLGIIATCAVGGSLVALYAVTGPFVAPALRKVCLPFVPATGTQLENVFGVLKGRSGSLVDIGSGDGRIVIAAAKRGFKAVGFELNPWLVLYSRYKAWREGVHHSTSFYISDLWKVSFSEYTNVVIFGVPQMMELLEVKLQTELQSSAKVVACRFPFPTWTPNDVAGEGIDTVWVYNAKTFKLPRNGKDSERQEVPLHQQ from the exons ATGTCTGAGATGACAGAATCAGATCTGTCCACAGAGTCTTATAAGCAGGGATCATCCGGTGAaggttcttttaaaaaaagactcgGTATTATTGCAACTTGTGCCGTGGGAGGCTCGTTGGTGGCTCTGTATGCGGTGACCGGTCCGTTTGTTGCACCAGCACTGAGGAAAGTTTGTCTTCCGTTCGTACCTGCAACCGGGACACAGTTAGAAAATGTTTTCGGTGTTTTAAAAGGTAGATCGGGGTCCCTGGTGGATATTGGAAGCGGAGATGGACGGATA GTTATTGCTGCTGCAAAAAGAGGCTTTAAGGCAGTTGGCTTTGAATTGAACCCATGGCTGGTGTTGTACTCCCGTTACAAAGCCTGGAGGGAAGGTGTTCATCACAGCACATCTTTTTATATTTCAGACCTTTGGAAG GTCAGTTTTTCAGAGTACACCAACGTGGTCATCTTTGGAGTTCCTCAAATG ATGGAGCTGCTTGAAGTCAAACTCCAAACAGAGCTCCAGAGTTCAGCCAAAGTAGTAGCTTGTCGCTTTCCTTTTCCCACATGGACTCCTAATGATGTAGCTGGAGAAGGAATTGACACTGTGTGGGTCTATAATGCCAAAACATTCAAACTTCCCAGAAATGGTAAAGACAGTGAAAGACAAGAGGTGCCACTTCACCAGCAGTGA